A portion of the Diceros bicornis minor isolate mBicDic1 chromosome 20, mDicBic1.mat.cur, whole genome shotgun sequence genome contains these proteins:
- the PGPEP1 gene encoding pyroglutamyl-peptidase 1 isoform X3 yields the protein MERPRKAVVVTGFGPFGEHTVNASWIAVQELEKLGLGDSVDLHVYEIPVEYKTVQRLIPALWEKHSPQEVPRVLGVLCREQRTKNTCFLLQTRVSEAHILSPRWWCMLGCRGWRRQSRWRSAGTTRATRGWTTAASAPAPSAAWRTGLKALTPSSTWTLCVRGSLRWAWMCR from the exons ATGGAGCGGCCCAGGAAGGCGGTGGTGGTGACGG GGTTTGGCCCTTTTGGGGAACACACGGTGAACGCCAGCTGGATTGCAGTCCAG GAGCTGGAGAAGCTGGGGCTTGGCGACAGCGTGGACCTGCATGTGTATGAGATTCCAGTTGAGTACAAGACTGTCCAGAGGCTCATCCCCGCCCTGTGGGAGAAGCACAGCCCACAG gaagttccaagggttttaggagttctgtgccggGAACAGCGGACTAAGAACACATGTTTCTTATTACAAACCAGAGTATCAGAAGCCCACATCCTGAGTCCACG CTGGTGGTGCATGTTGGGGTGTCGGGGATGGCGACGGCAGTCACGCTGGAGAAGTGCGGGCACAACAAGGGCTACAAGGGGCTGGACAACTGCCGCTTCTGCCCCGGCTCCCAGTGCTGCGTGGAGGACGGGCCTGAAAGCATTGACTCCATCATCGACATGGACGCTGTGTGTAAGAGGGTCACTACGCTGGGCCTGGATGTGTCGGTGA